CTCGTCAGGCACCCAGGGAATCAGAGGCCACACCATCCTCTTTGTTGTGATAGGCCTCTTGATTACTGAAACCTCCACTCAGGCTGCAAACAGCACAGACGAAGAGCTGCTCAATCTAAAGCTGAGACTAAACACTTGGAAGAATCGCTACAGGGTCCTGTGTAACAAGTACTCTGAGCTGGCAGCCAATTCCTCAGCTCCAGGTACTCCGCTTTCCTCTTCAAGGCTGCAGCAGATGGATGATAATTCATCATATGTCTGTAAACTTTGTTCTGCAGCAACCACGTGTTCAGCATTTCTGAAACCGTGAGCttgatgtttttaatcaatcatttctcttctcttctgtgtcCATCTCTTCTCACAGTGATTAACTGCACTGGGTGTCCTGATGGGTGGTTTCAAGTTGGGGATCAGTGCTTTTTACTCACCAGGGACGTCAGGGTGGACTGGCAGGCCagcaaaaagaaatgtgcagaGATCGGCAGCCATCTGGCCATCTTGACCTCCAAAGAACAACATGtaagtgtgttgtgtgtgtgtgtgtgtgtgtgtgtgtgtgtgtgtgtgtgtgtgtgttttcattttttaatccaCAAATTGTTGCTACAACACATTTAGGAAGCTTTGGAAAATGAACGCATGAGGACCAGAGTGGCATACACAGACTTCTGGATTGGTCTGACAGATGTTGAGAATGAAGGAGACTGGAAATGGGTGGACAACTCAATGCTTAAAACACCGTATGTATTACAATATAAAAATTATAAGTACAAATATGTGCTTCAATCTGACTTGAAGCATCTTACTGTTTGGTTTAATGACTAAAAATATTCTTAGCATCTGCAGCACCTGCCTGTGTAAAGACTCAGAGCCTTACTCAGGATTTACAGACTTACAATGAAGACATTAAGACACGAACCAAAGCTGTAATGTTGTCATCAGGTCTCACACACTGTGAGGAGAGTATTCAGTCACACGCCCACGCaagatttattttgtgcattttcaaattaatgtcATAATAAAGGTTACTATTTTGGAAACATCTGAAATTCTGCCATATATGAGGCTCAACAATTCAACAGGTTCACCTTTGAGattattttaaagcagcatAGCTACTTTCTGAGTAAAGTAGAAACATTAGCTGAAATAACTTCCACTGCATCAATGTACAGTTAACTGTCAACGTCCCTGCTGCTAGATAAGAACAAAACTCTACCACATAGCAgaactaaaatacaaacatgttggTATTTATGAAGTATAATgcttcatttagtcatttagtgtGTTGTAGGATTAATATAAATCTTATTAATTATGCAGGTAATGctaaatgttaaagtgaaataaCCACCCAAACCTGACTGTAGTGCAAGTTGAAAACTGTATTGATTCATCCTCTGGACACcgttaatgtgtgtgtaaaatagaaaatataggTATTAATCTAAcaggtgttttatttgtaaataaaataatacatttactgaTTAACTGATAGCTTTTTTCTTGTAAATTAAATCTATGCAAATTCAGTCTCTGAAAAAAGCATCATGGTTATTTGGGCATTATTAAATGTCTAATTAAGTGAAAGGATCATAATTAATTAGATACTTTATttagaaacaacacacagacacatggtAGGCTTTACATCACTCCTTATTCCTGCACACTGCTGATTACTACACGCCACCTAAAGAGACCatgaaactatttatttttactgtgccCCAATGTCAGGTGAAGCACAGATGCTCCTGAACAGGTAGCTCAGTGCCATTtcagttacaataaaaaaaatcatcactgagatgtttttctttcttcccatGGTGAAGATTTTGGAACACGCTGAAATCAGAGCCAGACAACAACCAGTCgggtggggaggagggggaggactGTGCTGTGGTCGACAGCAAATCTCAGAGCTGGTACGACGTTCCCTGTTCCTTCTTGTATCACAGAGTGTGTCAGATGGACGCCATCCCTCTCCAGTGAGCCCCAGCACAGTGTATCACTGTGGAACCACTGTACGACTATAACAGATGTCGGTGCCTTATCGAAAAACTTCATTCTGACAATTatttctgcacagtttgttttgaaatCTACAAACTAATATCCAAAGATTGTCatttaaagtaataaagtatCATCTACAAATATGTCTGAATACTTATAGCATTTAACCAGGCCTTTCAATgcatatatgatatgatatgatataacAAATCTataaaaacctgaataaaaTCAGATATAACATAAATTATCAACATCAGTGATCACTAACAAATTCCTTCATCAGTAATTGtgtgacacaaaaacatgaccatactcatatacagtaaatccaaACTAAACTGGCTGATATGTACAAGTTATTATATACAAACACATTCTTATGTTACATTTGAACAATTACGGAAAGTTGCTTCAAACTTTCAAATCCCCACAGTTCGGAGGATGTGAATGAAAAATCCATCGCCTCTGCTCAGAAATTCAGTCGGTTGATGTCCTCGTGAAAATGTCTTTCTGGgaaatattatgttttgtaGAACCCTTTGGGCTTGGGGCTGAAACAGAAAGTCATAGGTCTCTGAGTGCTGCAAAGAGACAGCTACGAAAACTCtgaatgtttattattattattgttgttaataaTGTTTGTATCTTCATAAAACACCTCATGGCTAAAAGTATTATTGAGATTTCAGTGCTgatgagtgtgtgagtgcaaatgtgtgtgtgtttggaaccATTTCATCGGTTCAGGATATGGTTGATGCGTACCTTTTGCATTGGCAGAGCCGATGCCTGGGGTGTCTCATCTTCCGCTAATGTcagccacaaagagacacagacacagagagaaagagagttaACTCCTACTGTTATACTATTACTCCAGCATGGTCTGACAGAAAGTAAGAGGAGTGGTTAAACTGTACTTGTCTGCGTCGGCAAAGGATGAAAacgaggacgaggaggagaaCCACAATGGCTGCAGCACTGCAGATGATCACCAGCATCCACGCACTGAGTTTGGGTTCTGCAGAGAGTGATCAAAGAGTTTACAGTACAGAGCATGTACCATGTAAAACCAGGTTTCTGCCGTAAAGGATTGTGGCCACAGGGTCATGCCCATGTCATATTTCCTGTTCTCCTCTCACTTCCTGCACTCACCGATCTTCAGCGTTATCTCCTCTGATGTCAGCTTTGTGCTGCCCTGCCACAGTTCACACCTCCATTTTCCGCTATCTCTTGTGCTCACTTCCGTGATGGTGAAATTAGCATGTACAAGGTCAGATTGGAGCGATTGTTCAGGTGGAACCCATTTCAGTTGCAGATCACTGGACATGTTAAGACCAATGCCACAAATGAGGTGGAGTTGCTGGCCAGAGGTTAAGTTTTTTCCTGGGTAGGCGATGACTGGAGACAGAGCAGAAGGAGGGtagaaagacataaaacaaatttaTTGCAATGACTATAAATGCGGGGGAAAAGTTGCAGCtattgtcttcttcttcttctaaattTGACTgaacctttgttttttgttgctgcagCCTCAGAGAATATAAATGAAAGTCTAGCGAAACAAGGCAGCACAAACATTAaccacaaaatatttcttagaaaaaaagaagaagaaacaaataagaGCACAATGGGACGACATTAGTTAGTACCTCTatacaatacaacacaaattCACGAGGGAACatagagctgaaacaattaaTCAACTCAGCATCCTGTATTAATTGTTTTCCTAACATGTTAAACTTTCTCTGCCTTCAAATTCACATATGTGAAAAGTGAATTAGAATCTCATAATAAATTCAGTATCTGTccttaaaatatttatttatttatcaagaAAATAACGGTTTAATTGAGCAAGTTACTCAGCTACAATCAAGATAGCAATGCATCAATTTTAATTAGGTCTATAATTTGTTGTGTgtcctaaaataaataaaaactgaaaagtcaAGTTCCCCCTTCAGGGCCTGTAGCTATGCAAATTTCACACAATTCCTGAAATGAACACTTTTAACTTTACACCTTTATCTAGAGAAATGATCAGGAACATCCAATCAAAACTGTGATTTAAACACTGACTTAGACACCATCAACCAATGAGCCTCGAGTTGTTGTaagcacaaacattcacactcagcTCCTTCGTTATTAAATCCACCGCCTTTTAAACGTGCATCAAATGTCACTTGGTTTTGTGGAAAGGGGAAGTGATTTAAACCAAGACCAAACACAGCAATCACAgcaaagtaaaactaaatggTCAAAAACCAAATTGGGGTGAAGTTCTGTTGCAATAAATAAACTTTCGTGGTGGTGGGCCTTTCCATGTTCCAgattaaataatatttcagaAGCAGCAAAtaatttttagttttacatCATACATTTTCTGGACATAGAGCCCATTTCAAATTAGTTGTGTTTTCGCAGTCTTCTGGCAGAGGGACAGCTTGTTATATCCTGTTAAAACAAGTGGAGCTGCATTAGCCACCGAATTAGCCACACACATCACACCGGGGACACTTTCAAATAAACTCTGCAGCAGAGCGATGGAAACAATTGCACGGTACAAAAGAGCAGACAGACTGTCTAACTACTTATAAAGGACAATTAGAAGCAAAGAAACTGGAAACGGAAAAACAAATGAGGACGCTGTGATAACCAAAGCACAAGCAAACTGGATTTTATATGACAGAGCAACCAAGATCTAGGCCTGTTGTACAAAGCAGTTTGTTAGGACTTACTTTCCAACACCTCTACATGTATCGTCCTTGTCAGAGTCACATCCTTGTCAAATTTCGCTGTGCACACGTAGTCTCCTGTGTCTACTTTTTTCCCTGGCCTTTTGGTCAAAGAAAAGTTTCCTTTTTGGGCGGGTACAGGATTCAGACTTGGAAGACGGTTTGGTTTCCACTCCAGTTTAtttagagagagggagaaaagagtCTTGGGATCACCAGCACCGACAGACGGGGATGGTTTAGAGTAGAATTGCCAGTGAACTTCCTGGAAGCCCCTAGCTTTGATTTGGTCCATGGTGATTTGAGGAAAAATGGAACAGGGAATGGTGAGAGGTGAGGAATAAGACGCATACTGATAACTCGAAGAAGCTGGGGAGAGGTCTAAAGAAGGACgaagagagagatgatggtGAGGCCGTCTTCAAGATGTGGGTACATTAcagtaaacaaatacatatgTGTACATAGACAGTAACTCACCCAGGACTGTGACAGGAACGGTGGCACTGTATTGTTTTTGGTTATATTTCACAACACAGGTCCAGTTGCCGTTATGTTGCCTTGTGGCTTTGAAAGAATTTGTTCCTGGGCCAGTTTTAACTCTCCCTCCCTGGGGATCCAGCAAGTATATCTCCGGCTTCCTGTGTAGATTCTGAGGTGTCTTTGCGTTGCAGGTCACAGACAGAGATTCTCCAAtcagcagaggagaggatggaTTCACGTCCACTAgcatagaaataaataacaaaaagcagaacaaaattataggtttgttttaatattgaaCACCGGATTCTAGCTCAGCTGTAATCTACATCAATTTGACCAAACAGCACCTCGTTTTTTAGCTTTCAGTGACGGTCATGTCCACAGACACACGAGGGAAGGTTTTAGTtcaaacactcactcacatcATTATTGTACGTTTAGTTATGTTCGAATAGATAAAACAGTTCAATTGTTAACGTAGTTTTGTCGTATCATCTTTTTCTCGCTCATTGTTATATTGCCCTAATGATCTTGGTACCAGGATCTATTGTGATTACACAAATTGCAGTCAACATTTTCAGAGGGTCAGTCTGCGAGTTCGGCCCCTCACACTTTACTATGGCTCCTTAGGAAtttgttcagttcattttaaaaatctgacaCTGACAATGGCAACCTGCGACATAACACTGCAGAAAAACTCACTTGACTTGATTTTAACAACTCCATCaataattaaagacaaaaaatatacataatgATGTATTCGTCTCATTGTGACAtgatttaaatttttacttACGAGTGATGGGGTATAGTGTAAATGTGTATAGACTGAAACCTTGGTATCTTTCCCAACCAATTTTGAGAAAGTATACGTCACAAAGTCTTCGTCTCGCAATTGTTTGATGGTCAGTGCAGAGTTAGACGTAGACACAGACATCCTGCTCTTCTTCTCATCTGCAAGTTCTTTGCAATGTTATGTGCTGATCATTACAACGTATAATCTTGTCAAGAAAGAGCAGAATATACTATTTACCTTGAGCAATGGTCCAGCTGCTAGCAATGGGATTTAGATTAGCAACCTCATTTTGGTTACAACAAGACCAGTACAAATAACGTGCTCCGTTTGGCTTCGTGGGTGTAAGCGTAACTGTCTCTCCCACCTGAGCGAACCTCACCTCCTCTGCCCCTAAGACAGTGACAAGCATAAGAAGTGTTGATGAGCAAAGGCACATTGTTGTGTCCCCGAGTCAGAAGGAATCAATCTGCTTTCAGTGCTTCTTACCTCTTGCTGAGGAGAGCACAGCAATGAGAATGGGAATGGACGGAATTAAGTTCTTCATCTCAGCTACAagtctgaaaaacatttatttaaaaaatacagataaGTTCTGCTTGGTAGCGGAGAGCcagtgtaaaaatattataCTGAAATGGTTGTAGTCTGCTC
This genomic stretch from Anabas testudineus chromosome 16, fAnaTes1.2, whole genome shotgun sequence harbors:
- the si:ch73-86n18.1 gene encoding C-type lectin domain-containing protein, producing MLCVTDRMKLIHTKGTQGIRGHTILFVVIGLLITETSTQAANSTDEELLNLKLRLNTWKNRYRVLCNKYSELAANSSAPVINCTGCPDGWFQVGDQCFLLTRDVRVDWQASKKKCAEIGSHLAILTSKEQHEALENERMRTRVAYTDFWIGLTDVENEGDWKWVDNSMLKTPFWNTLKSEPDNNQSGGEEGEDCAVVDSKSQSWYDVPCSFLYHRVCQMDAIPLQ
- the cd4-1 gene encoding LOW QUALITY PROTEIN: CD4-1 molecule (The sequence of the model RefSeq protein was modified relative to this genomic sequence to represent the inferred CDS: deleted 2 bases in 1 codon), which codes for MKNLIPSIPILIAVLSSARGAEEVRFAQVGETVTLTPTKPNGARYLYWSCCNQNEVANLNPIASSWTIAQELADEKKSRMSVSTSNSALTIKQLRDEDFVTYTFSKLVGKDTSFSLYTFTLYPITLDVNPSSPLLIGESLSVTCNAKTPQNLHRKPEIYLLDPQGGRVKTGPGTNSFKATRQHNGNWTCVVKYNQKQYSATVPVTVLDLSPASSSYQYASYSSPLTIPCSIFPQITMDQIKARGFQEVHWQFYSKPSPSVGAGDPKTLFSLSLNKLEWKPNRLPSLNPVPAQKGNFSLTKRPGKKVDTGDYVCTAKFDKDVTLTRTIHVEVLEIIAYPGKNLTSGQQLHLICGIGLNMSSDLQLKWVPPEQSLQSDLVHANFTITEVSTRDSGKWRCELWQGSTKLTSEEITLKIEPKLSAWMLVIICSAAAIVVLLLVLVFILCRRRQRKMRHPRHRLCQCKSPKPKGFYKT